Below is a window of Terriglobales bacterium DNA.
GGACGTGGGGGTGATGGGCGGCGTCTTCAAGGCCACCAAGGGCCTGTACGAGGAGTTCGGCCCCGAGCGCGTGGTCGATTCCCCGCTGGCCGAGGGCATCATCGTCTCCTCCTCCATCGGCGCGGCGCTGGCGGGCATGCGCCCCGTACCCGAGATCCAGTTTGCCGACTTCATCACCCCGGCTATGGACGCTCTGACCCAGCAGGCCGCCAAGCTGCGCTACCGCTCCGCCGGCACCCAGACCTGCCCCCTGACTCTGCGCGTCTGCTACGGCGGGGGCGTGGGCGGCGGACTCTACCACTCCCAGACCAACACCACCTGGTTCGCGCACGAGCCCGGGCTGGTGGTGGTGGCGCCGGGCACCGTCTATGACGCCAAGGGCATGCTCAAGGCCGCCATCCGCGACGACAACCCCGTCCTCTACTTCGAGCACAAGAAGCTCTACCGCTCCATCAAGGAAGAGATCCCGGACGAAGAGTACCTCTCCGACCTCTACAAGGCGGCGGTGCGCCGTCCCGGCAGGCACCTCACCGCCATCTCCTACGGCTACACCCTGCAGCTCACCCTGCAGGCCGCCGAGAAGCTCAAGCAGGAGAAGGACGTGGACATCGAGGTGGTGGACCTGCGGGTGCTGAATCCCCTGGACAAAGACACCATCCTGGAGTCGGTGGCCCGGACCAACCGCTGCGTGATCGTGCACGAGGACCACCGCACCCTGGGCATCGGGGCGGAGATCTCGGCCATCCTGGCGGAAGAGGCCTTCGACTGCCTGGACGCGCCCATCGTGCGCGTCACCGCGCCCGACGTGCCCGCCATCCCCTTCTCCCATCCCCTGGAGCAGTTCTACATGCCCTCGGTGGACAAGATCGCCACCGCGATCGGGAAGACGCTGGAGTACTAGACGTCAGACGTCAGCCCGGCCGCGCTCCCAGCGCGGCCGTTCTCTTTGAGTCTGTCATCCCGATCCCGCGAGGCGGGAGAGGGATCTGCAGTTTCAATCACCCGATGCCCCGGCGGCCAATCGTCCCTGCGGGACTGGGAGGATTTCTCGCTGTCCGGCCCAGCACTTCGTGCTGGGCTATTGTCAAACGCCCTTCGGGCTGGCGCTCCCGTGGAACCCTGATTAGCCCGAAGGGCGACTGGAAATGGCTCAGGACAGAGTCCTGGGAAAGCAAGCAGAATGGAGTCCAGTCCCGAAGGGACGGTTGAAGCCCCTGAGATTCTCGCGCCGCGTGTCCCAGCCCCGCAGGGGCGGCACTCACTTGCGCGGCAGGAAGGTCACGATGCAGAACGTGGCGATCGGTCCCAGCAGCAGCGACAGCAGGAACCACAGCAGCCCGCTGTGGCCCTTGCCCTGGGCCAGCCCGGCGTTGATCAGCGCCAGCGTCCCCCACCCCGCCACCCAACGCGGCTCCACATAAATCGGGTTCAGCATGCTCGCCTCCTAGGTCAGGCCTAAACCGCCATCCACCACCAGCGTCGTCCCGGTGATGAAATGCGGCGCCGAAGCGAAGAAGCGCACCGCCGCCGCTACCTCGTCGGCCCGTCCCGCCCGCTTCATGGGGGTCTTGGCGGCGATCTTGCGGAAGAAGCCCTCCGCCTTGCCCTCTCCCATCGAGATCATCCCCGGGGCCACGCTGTTGACCGCGACCTCCGGGGCCAGCGCTTTGGCCATGACCTCGGTCAACATGGTGAG
It encodes the following:
- a CDS encoding alpha-ketoacid dehydrogenase subunit beta; amino-acid sequence: MPLSTYIDAITTALGEEMRRDPSVFIIGEDVGVMGGVFKATKGLYEEFGPERVVDSPLAEGIIVSSSIGAALAGMRPVPEIQFADFITPAMDALTQQAAKLRYRSAGTQTCPLTLRVCYGGGVGGGLYHSQTNTTWFAHEPGLVVVAPGTVYDAKGMLKAAIRDDNPVLYFEHKKLYRSIKEEIPDEEYLSDLYKAAVRRPGRHLTAISYGYTLQLTLQAAEKLKQEKDVDIEVVDLRVLNPLDKDTILESVARTNRCVIVHEDHRTLGIGAEISAILAEEAFDCLDAPIVRVTAPDVPAIPFSHPLEQFYMPSVDKIATAIGKTLEY
- a CDS encoding SDR family oxidoreductase — protein: ELRRELGGLDVLVNNAGTYATVDFDRITVAQWDEMFATNTRGPFLVTRAAAKLLRERKGRVINLGSLGGLRPWVEHAHYCASKAALTMLTEVMAKALAPEVAVNSVAPGMISMGEGKAEGFFRKIAAKTPMKRAGRADEVAAAVRFFASAPHFITGTTLVVDGGLGLT